The sequence TCTGGTCAGTTTGGCACATTTCATGGCATATTTTTAACAGTCACCAACCCATGTCCCACATTTGATTTTTGATTGTTGAAAATATGCTAAatttcacattttctttctgGAGCCATCTTTACAGGCCAGCTTCTGCCAGATGAAAATCACCTATGGCCTTGAAACTGCACAGATACCCACAACGTTTTGGCTTATAGCAGGAACAGGATGTTTCAATTTTCAGAAAAAATTGTcacaatgtatttttttatttttgagggGCCCCTGAACTGAAATTAATTTTCCACCATAAAAAAATGTGCGGTAGGGCTCAATTACCAGTTATGTTTGTGCATTGGCTGGCTTCTCTGCTCTACGTTGAGTGTCAAGGTCAACTGATGCAATGCTCCTCAGTGATTGGCCCTCAGATGAGGGGAGATTTCGCaacttaaccacacacacacacacctacatataaGTCAGAGACACTCAAGCCGAAACATGCATGGACTCTCCGCAACACTAGCTCAAAGCATCTCAGCTCTCTTCCCGAGATTGTTTGAGCGATCCACAATCAGCTGAAAACAGCCAACTCTGTTTGAGGCACTTTTCAGCAGAGACTACAGCAGACTAGCAGTCGCTTGGTAACCGGTGACTGATCTCCGTGATGACGCGGGCTctgtgcgtgctgtgtgtggcGGCCGTGTTGGCGTTTCAGGGCGTGCAGGCGGCCCCGGTGGGGGAGCAGGAAGCctcggaggaggaggtgaacgTGCTGATGTTTGGCGTGCTGCAGTTCAGCGACTCCCTGCGCTACACCTACCAACTGACCGAGGCCCGGCTGGCCCGCCTGACCAGAGCCATCCGCAGCACAGAGGGCCTTTTGAGGCAACTGGACCGCCAGACACTGGAGGCCAAGCAGGCCGAGGTCCAGATCAAAGAGGGGATCCACCTTCTCCAggtaaggggggaggggggggactaAGGGATAAGAAAACTGACCGGCATGTTTAAATATTGACTGGTGTCACTGAAGTTACTGAAGGTTGTGGTTTCAGAGAGTGCGGCTAGTAGGTCACTGAatgacagttaaaaaaaaaaaaaaagatggctacACAAAGGGACATGTGAACAGGTTCACACAGCTGAAGTTTGTTCAACTGGTAGGGCAAACTGATGAAGGTGTTAACAACAACCATGATCATGGGTTTGaatcccagggagcacacatatcAACAGAAATGTATGTCAATATCGTATGGCACTTTGAATAAAGCATCCAAGATGGGCAACATccatatttaagaagacacgtGACTGACAGACTTGAAGTCTGCATGCAGATTAACATGACATGTTGATTTATGTGATAATGAGTGATATTTGTGGTCTGTTTCCCAGGCACAGACAGCAGATCTTAAAACCACAGCCCAGCAGACCAAGGGGAAGGTGGAGCAGGTGGAGCAAGAAGAGCTGGAGATCAAGACGAAGCTGAGCGGACTAAACTCCATTTTCAAAAAGGCCAGCCCTGACAGCGTCAAATcactgaaggtacacacacaacacagtacatCTCAACAGCGCCTCAAGGTGTATTACATAGCCCAAGGCCTAGAGACTCAAGAGCAAGCACCATGGCATGGAAAAACTCttttaacagaaataaaagtTTGAGCGGTACCCAGCTCAGATGGGAGACCCATCCCTCTATCCACAAATCCTGAGGGCAGCCTGGGAGAGAGACGCAATTTACCTTCTAATTCCAAACAAAACACTCAGTCACTAATGGgatttccagaatgttctcaaGGGCATTGAATTTAAATAACTTCTGCTTGCTCTTATGGGTTTATTTCATTTGTGATCATCCGAGATCAATCTAAAGAACCACCTGAATAGTAAACAGTATCGCTATCAGCATTCTCAGCATGTCCTGGCTAAATTAAGTCTCTGCTTTCAGGAGGCAGTTCAGAGGCACTCAATGCTATTGAAGGATCTACTGGACAGGACCCAGGAACAGAAGGGAATACTACAGCTTCAGAACCTACATTTGACCAAATTACAGAAACAGGCAAGTttaactttttcttttctatataTTTTAATATGTCCATTACCCTGTCTGTAATAAATAATCAGTAGCACCCTATGAAGAGTCCTTTGCTTTTTTGACTGTTTGTAGTAAACAATGTTTTCTCTGTATTGCAGAATGGGTCATGAGTCCTGCCCAGAAGACAGATCAGACACTCCACACTCCCACGTTTGAAGACTATTCTTCAACATATttacacatccacaaacagatCCAGCCAATATATTATGTTGTATTTTAATGTTTCTTATATActgatatttaaaataaatattgatcaATAATGCCTGTCTGGTGTGAAGTGTCTTTGAACCCATCagtcatttgaacagataaactTCGAAGTAggtagtagagtgtgtgtgtgtgtgtgtgtgtgcgctccgccacctgtagtgtgtgtgtgtgtgtgtgtgtgtgtgtgtgtgtgtgtgcgctccgccacctgtagtgtgtgtgtgtgtgtgtgtgtgtgtctgcgctcccccacctgtagtgtgtgtgtgctcccccacctgtagtgtgtgtgtgtgtgtgcgctcccccacctgtagtgtgtgtgtgtgtgtgtgtgtgtgtttgtgtgtgtgctcccccacctgtagtgtgtgtgtgtgtgtgtgatcccccacctgtagtgtgtgtgtgtgtgtgtgtgtgtgtgtgtgtgtgtgtgtgtgtgtgtgtgcgctccgccacctgtagtgtgtgtgagggtgtgtgtgtgtgtgtgctcccccacctgtagtgtgtgtgaggtgtgtagaCATAGCGTGCTGGGAACTCCAGCACTTCCTTGGTGGGGCGCACGCGCGGGTCTGGATAGGGCTTCACATGCAGCAGCTCAGGGGACAGACAGTAGTGAGGGGCCTCAGGGGCCGGAGAGATGTCTATCTTCAactgggctgagagagagagagagagagagagagagaaagaaagaaagagagagagaaagaaagagagagagagaaagagagacagagggggagagagagagagagagagagaaggagtagggagagagagagagagagacagagggggggagagagagaaggagtagggagatagagaaagagacagagggggagagagtgagagtgagacagagaaagatggagacagatagagaaggagtaaaaagagagagggaggcagagagagaaaggagagaaaagagagagagggagggagagagagaggtaggggcagagagagaaaggagaggaagagggagagagagcaggagaagaggagatggagtgGGAGGTTTTGatagaggatagagagagaaaggaagagagatagagagagaggggcagagagggagtgggatgAGGGATGGATGAAGGGGGGATACAATTTATCGATTATTATTCATAAGCACATAACCAAGTCACCAAAAGAGACTGTGCATTAAAACATACAGGGAGACATTAAAACTGGTACATTACGTTAAAACTAGTCAAGAATAATACAATCATACAACCTAAAAGCAAATGAATTAAGTAAATGATACTATTGAAAGTAAGTTTGCAAATGTAGTGATAGAGGGTAATAAGAGGTGATTGTGAAGCTTTTAATGAAGTTTAACACTGggagttgtgtgagtgttggtcaGGGATGTGCAGTTACCAGTGACtggcctcagcctcctcaggacaGAAGAAGGTCTACGCATGTCAGCCAGAAACTTATACAGATCCTCATCACTCAACCTGTCaccttcctacacacacacacacacacacacacacacacacacaacaaccacagaagcacatacacatatgaacacacacacaacatatatatgcacacataaatGTCTATTACAGCTAGAAACAGAAATGTTCACAGTCCagcacacatggacagacacgAGCACGCATCGACACAGAGGTGTGCACATATTAAGCCACAGAGCAAACGCAACACGCACAAGGTCTCCGGCACGTAGAGACCACTGACCTGTTTGAAGAAGTTGGTGACCGTGAGAGTGGCTGGACGGAATGTGGCAAAGTTGCACATGTCCTCTCCCACACTCATCCTTTCAAATCCCTTCTTCTTCCGCTCGTTCCatgttccttttctctctgggGGGACAACATGAGGACGTCGGAGTGAGTGGCATACATCCTTTCCCTTCGcaatgaaaagtgtgtgtgcacctgtggtTGATTTTGTATACGGAGGTATGTTTTGGTGCTTTCCATATCAGGAGCctctttggtaaaaaaaaaaaaagacacgtATATGACATTATTGTCAATTTTTATAGAGGAAATGTTGATGAAATATATGTTTAATTTCATATCTATATGACCCCCGGTAATAATGAGCAAAAACGAAGGAATCAAACCTGAGGTGGCTAGGAAATTTGTAGCacttaaaatgtgttttgtttggggaGGGGAGTGTTGGGAGCGAGTGAGTTGGGGAGTACAGGAGCAAATTAATCAAAACATGCACCAGCAAAGACACAAATTGTCTGTTCTTCTTGTAGGTAGGTTAATGCTACTGGACACTGAAGTCTTGTGAAAGAATGATAcatctgacccctgacccccacctATGCCCTCACATGTCAATACGGGCAGCAGAGACAAGGCCACTTATGGGGTGATATTTACACAACACACTAAACatgaatgacacacaaacatatgaacAGTGTTATTTGACCAGGGAGAACAAATACGGTAATATCATGTCATATCATGCATTCTAATGCCATGCAATGTGTATGATGTAATGCTTTATTAATGTCATGTAAATGCAATGTCATGTTTGCTAAATTAATACATGTACTGCAGTGTAAAGTAATGCAGTGAGAATATAATGAAGTGTTATATAATGCAATGTGCTCACTAAATTAACAAATGTGCTGTAATCTCATCTAATATAATGTCATATCATGTCTGCATGTGGTATACTTATGGCAGTGGAGGGGGTTTTTGGTCCAATAGACAGGAGTGGTGTGCTGTGGCTGAGGTACTGCCGTCAGAGCCAGGGTTTATGTTGAGCAAGCGGGATGGTGGATAAACTGTATACTCCACCTACGCAGTACGTTGCTTAGGAACAAATGCATggataatataatgtaatgcgTGCAAGTGATATGCCTGTGGGTAATggtggtgtgctgtgtctgaGGTACCGCTGTCTACCGAGTCAGGGTCAGCGCGCTCCGTCAGTCCCCCCAAGCTGCTGACGATGTTGAGCAGGTGGACGGTTGATAAACTGTATACTGTACCTGTACTGTACGTTGCTTAGGATAAATGAATAACTCATGTTTGAATGTGATCTGCCGATGGGCagcggtggtgtggtgtggtgtggtgtggtgtggctgaGGTACCGCTGTCTGAGTCCGGGTCGGAGCGCTCCAGTCCCCCCACGCTGCTGACGATGTTGAGCAGGTGGATGGCGGTCCAGGCGAAGGGCATGCGGAAACGGCCCAACCTGCTGCATGACTGCTCCGCCTGTGTGCGCAACTTCTCCAGCTTCTCcttatgctgcacacacacacacacacacacacacacacacaggcacacacacaggcacacacacaggcacacacacaggcacacacacagatagccacATACACATTATATAAGTGATGCACTTTGCACTAGTTAGTAAATTCTTCTTTTCTACAAAATGACCAACGCCAGTCTTTCTTATCTGAAACATTCAACTTTCTTTAGCATCAGCTCTAAGCCATCAAGGACACAAAGTGGAAACTTGGTGCCTTCGTTAAATAAAGTGGATGCTTCCATTTCAAGATATTAATAACTCTGTCCTACTGCCCAGTGCCAACATAACTGTAGCCTCCTGGAGTTTATTGGACATTGATCTTCATGAAGGCAAATATTGCAATGGTCGGGAATGAATTGAGAAACTATTACTGATGTGCTCTGCCAAGtgcactctgtctgtctctcacgcacgaatgcagacatgcacacgcacacacacacacacacacacacacacacacacacacacacacacacacacagtacccaaCCAATGAGCAGGTGCATTCTTGGCCCTCATCTTCAAGCATCTGTGCCAGTCTGCCCCTCTCACCTATTTGTCTGTCCTCTAAAAACTATTTACTCAACCTTTGTCAAGTTTGTTTTAATATTAGACAATTCTTAAATATTAGCTTTTCGTAAACATGGGTGTATACACATGACACCTTCTTACGGCTATATACATGAAGTTCAAAGAGCACGTGCTAGTCAGCTTGCTGCTGGTGGCCAGTGCATCCGATGTTCACCTTAGTGGAGTCCGACTCCTTCATGATCATGTAGGGCTCACAGCACTCCCCTATGTCTCCCTGCTGCAGGACCTTCTCcaactgagagacagagagagagagagagagagagagagagagagagagagacagagatagagatagagacagagagagagagagacagacagagagaggggggggacaaagaaagaaaaagagagagatgagagaaagggacagagatggcaaagaaagagagacagagatatgaCAAAGACAGGGATGGCATACaaggagggagtgagacagagagagggagacagagagggagagagagagagagagagagagagagagagagagcgagcatgaACGCATGAACAAGTGAAACTGATCAAAAGCTCATGAGAGAAGGAGCGTATGACACAGTGAGGCACAGCAGCACAGCGCAGGTCATTTCCCCTCTGAGCTGTGGGCCAGCGGCGCCCCCTACTGTCCGTAGCTACCTTGATGACCAGGAAGATGTCTGCAGAGGGGTATGTGATGGAGAAGATGGCGGAGCGGGCGAGGGTGGAGATGGCCGTGTGGGGAATGTGGGGCCGCAGCAGGCCCTTCATCTGATCGGAGTTCAGGTCAAAGTGGAAATTCTCCGAGatctgagaggggaggagagaaggggggggggtcagaggagGTGGTGAGGAGAGAGGCGAGGGAACAGTCAGGACTCAAAGGCGGTACGACCTGCACAGCCCTTTAGGCGAAACATTCAAACTCAAAATCACTTCAAATGAAACCAATCCTCCTAAATGCACTGGAGTTAATGGAAGTAACTCCAAAAATAAGAGGGTCAAACTGAAtacctttttcttttccttgacATCATACAGAGCCAGTGTTCCAAATATTGGCTCAATTTCTATCTCAAACCTGGAGGGAcaaccaggagagagagagacacacaatgaGATTAGCCCTTGACTGGCTGCAGAGAGTAgcattgtgggtgtgtgggtaaAATGTGGGGCATGGATGAAAGATGTCTCAGAGTAATGTAGGGCATATGGTGCAATGACATGGGATCTGCTGGAGGTGTCTGAAGGGTGACTGAATGTGAACCCTGGGAGAGATGGACCAGAGCTGATGAGACATGTCTGGACAGAACGGGTAgtggggaagagggggggggggagaaggagagacactgCAGAGTGAGACAGCAAGGGAGGgggggtacacacacaaacaaacaaacaaacaacacacacacacacacacacacacacacacacacacacacacacgaggacagagggagagaagaggagagagacagcgagctagagtgagagtgagagtgagagacagacagggaaagagagagagagagagagagagagagagagacactcacttgAGGGACAGACACTTGACCATGATCCTCTGGCCCATGTGCTCTTTGGGGATCTCTGGAAGGGAGCAGCGCTCCACCGCCTCATCCTGCCGCGTGagaaccaaccaaccaaccaaccgcCCGCAACGTTTACACAGATGCCATGGCAACGTTGACACAGGACAGGGCAATAA is a genomic window of Clupea harengus chromosome 1, Ch_v2.0.2, whole genome shotgun sequence containing:
- the angptl8 gene encoding uncharacterized protein angptl8 isoform X2, encoding MTRALCVLCVAAVLAFQGVQAAPVGEQEASEEEVNVLMFGVLQFSDSLRYTYQLTEARLARLTRAIRSTEGLLRQLDRQTLEAKQAEVQIKEGIHLLQAQTADLKTTAQQTKGKVEQVEQEELEIKTKLSGLNSIFKKASPDSVKSLKEAVQRHSMLLKDLLDRTQEQKGILQLQNLHLTKLQKQNGS
- the angptl8 gene encoding uncharacterized protein angptl8 isoform X1, with amino-acid sequence MTRALCVLCVAAVLAFQGVQAAPVGEQEASEEEVNVLMFGVLQFSDSLRYTYQLTEARLARLTRAIRSTEGLLRQLDRQTLEAKQAEVQIKEGIHLLQAQTADLKTTAQQTKGKVEQVEQEELEIKTKLSGLNSIFKKASPDSVKSLKEAVQRHSMLLKDLLDRTQEQKGILQLQNLHLTKLQKQASLTFSFLYILICPLPCL